Part of the Peromyscus maniculatus bairdii isolate BWxNUB_F1_BW_parent chromosome 23, HU_Pman_BW_mat_3.1, whole genome shotgun sequence genome is shown below.
caagtgctgggattaaaggcatgcaccaccaccgcccagcttttgctatggctctaatagctctgacccccgggcgactttatttattaacatacaaatcatattttagtacaaataaaatatcactatacaccatgaccaaagaaacttggggaggaaagtgtttatttgttaACACTCCATATCactgtccatcattgaaggaattcaggacaggaactaaagcagggctgggatctggaggcaggagctgatgcagaggccatggaggggtgctgcttactggctttctcctcatagcttgctctacctgctttcttatagaacccaggaccaccaccagccagggatggcatcacTTACAATGGTCTCGGTCCTCCCCCATTgatctctaattaagaaaatgccttataggtCTGCCCACAACCCAATTTTTCTTCttgcttgcttgattttttttttgttgttgttgttatttgagacagttgagataggttttctctgtgtagccctggctgacctggaactcactccatagaccaggctagccttgaactcacagagtctgtctctgctgggattaaatgtgttcACCACcatccaattttttttgttttgttttgtttgggtgtttttggttttttaagatagggtttctctgtgtaaccttggctgtcctggaagaccaggctggccttgaactcacagaaatccattttCCTGAGGTTCCCTACTCTCAGGTGACACTTTTGGtgtcaagttcacataaaactatccagcacagttaGTGTTTTACCTACGTGCATTTATGTGccccatgtacatgcctggtgcccacagaggtcagaagagggtgtcagctcccccagaactggacttacagacagtcatgagctgccatgtgggtgctgtgaattgagcctgggtcctctggaagagcagccagtgctctcaacagctCAGCCATCCCTCTAGTGCCTCCATTACTTTAATTCTattaaaaaagcaataaaacttTTCATCCACGGATTTTGCTTGTATTGTGATTCCTaggaaactaatttttttaatccATGAATTGACCCGAGGTAGGATGTTTgtattcagttttctttatcatATGAAACAGAATATAAATCAAGCTGTACCTTCTATTAAACACTAACAAGACAGTAGTGTGGTgtagggtgtgggtgggtgtgtgtgtgtgtgtgagagagagagagagagagacagagacagagacagagagagagacagagagagagagagaaatacacgAGCTCTGATTTTGTGTTCTCAGGGCTAAGGACTTGGGTTGACCAGAAGTGTGTCATTGCAGCGGTTGGTGTCATTTGAGGACGTGGCTGTGGACTTCACCTGGCAGGAGTGGCAGGAGCTGGATGCTGCTCAGAGGACCCTCTAcagagatgtgatgctggagaactaCAGGAGCCTGGTGTGGTTGGGTGAGTCTCACTCCTCTGCAACTCTCAGCAGTAATTGCTTTCTTCTTTGTTGATAAGTTAATAATATCTGTTCATACTCTCCGGTAGTATACATTTTCAACTGCCACGCAGTACTCAGACTATACAGCATTAGAAATTATTCCTCCCTTCACCGTAACCCAGGATGCACTAAccatccccctcccctcttccttccccacatGCTGTAACCACTGCTCTGTTCTTTACTTCTTTGAGTTCAACTTAAGTGTTCAATGAGAACATGCAGCCTgtccttttggttttctttttctttccttatttctttcttaacttttggttttgttttttgctttttatccAGTATATTTCACTTATGTATTGTGGTTTTCCTGGAGAGGCATAAAAGAAACTCTGCCCACCCCAAATAAGAGGAAGCTGACCGAAGTATCTGTCGAGTTCCCTTTGCCGAAACTCCAAAGTCAGTTTATTAAGTGCATGTACAGTTGGGCAGGAGGGAGCCATTATTGGAATTTCATGTGAGGTGTTAATGGCTGTCTTAAGAGGGGATGTTAACATCCCATTACTATTatcagaccagtggttctcaaccttcctaatgctgcaaccctttaatacagttcctcatgttgtaatgacccccaaccataaaattattttcattgctacttcattaaatgtaagtttgctactgttatgaattgtaatgtaaatatctgatatacagggtGGCTTTAGGCAgttcattcaacccccaaagggtaacaacccacaggttgagaacctctgtcaTAGACCTAGATGTCTGCTATATAGTTCACTCCATTCTGTTGCTATGAGTAGGCTAGTGTCTTCTGCAGGCCACAGCTGCTCTACTTCAAGATGGTGGTGACTGTTCACAGAGGAACTAGATGTACTATAGCTGTACCACACTCCTTTTCTGTCATGTCACTAGGacagaattttcatttattttattagaaaatgttCCATTTCTaagtatactttttattttattttactactaTTCCTGTGTTAATAAACACCTACATCGATCACATCTTTTTGCTTTGTGAACAGTGCTGTAATGAACACAAGACCAAAGGTTTTAAACCAGGAATGAACCACCGTTCATTACCCtcctacaatcctagcactcaggaggtggaggcagaggaccagaagttcaagtttATTCTTTATCTATatagtgtgttcaaggccaaactAGGCTGCATTAGACtacttcaaaatgaaaaacagggctggagagatggatcatgggttgagagtacttgctactcttccagagaacctgagttagttcctagcacctacatctggtggctcacagccagctgtaactccagcttccagGAACTCACACCCCTTTCCGTCCTCCAGAGGCAgctatactcacatgcacatgtcctcacacagaacagacacacacaagtacgtacaatttttaaaataaatcattttaagaagtaaaatatgAAATCAATAACAACAAATGCAGGTTTCAGCACTCCAGTAACACATCCATTGAAGACATGTGCAAACAATCCATGTGCCAGTGTGTTTCTAGACTCTGAGGACCTTCTGTACCGGTTTCATGGTAACTGGACTCATTTACCTGCCCATCATCAGTGTGTAGGACCTTCCGGCACTTGTGATTTTGTTCCTTGGATAGCATTCTAGCTTCAGTGTGCTGATATCCTGTGTGGTTGTCCCAGGCATTCTCTGATGGTGTTGAGAATTCCTCAAGCTATTTGTATGTCCTGATGAAGTAGCATTCATTCACATCATTGTCCCATAGGCAtcttgttgggggtggggagggtgttcGATCACACTGTGAGCCCCGAGTTTGCATTTATGctagttaaataaaattaaccttgggtcaggagctCCATTAACAACTaattgacagaaagtaatcatagaacCTCAGTGGGCAtccaggagagatagagagagaagggaagtaatagggtggggtttggagtggCACAGTTTTTTCTAGTTTGGTGAAGCCAAAACACAGGTCTTTCAGAGAGGCCAGCAAGGAGGGAAGGTTAGCTAATTGTgacccagcctctctgagctagcaggttttcacccaggcctttgaatcttgagtcttaTTTATAAGTAGAACGATAGAGATTTTGTTGCAGCTACCTTTAGAGGCAGCGACAGAGCCCATTGCCTGcaggaacagaattcccacctGGCTGCTGTtagagaagcaggctggtaactgTGGAGTTGTAATTGTGGGCAAAAATAGCAGTGGATTTAGGCACAGCCACTATGCTGAAGTTAAAACAATAGCACCTGAAGTATTCATATGTTCTAAAAGCTAATGTCTGGACAGGTTGTTGGCCTATATTTTCTTATTCTATATGTTAGCTCTGATTGCTTGCTTTTCTGAACCgacaattttgaatttttttataatagttactgatttttgcttttattgatttgttttttggCATTATGTCAAAAAGACTTTTTGCCTAGGTCATTGTACTGAAGAATTGCACATATATAGTATGAGTTCATAGCTTCAGGTCTTACATCCCCTTCTTTGATTGTTTTCAAGTGATTTCCATCTGTGGTGAGAAATAAGAATTTGCTTCCTTTTCTCAGTGTGATTTATTACTGAGTATTCCTGGGTGCGAGTGCATGAAAGCTGTGTTGAAAATCAGTTGGCTGAATGTGTTAGTCAGAATTCTGTcactcggaaaaacaaaaaagatgcttGACACAAGCATCTTGAAAGATTTCTTTTGGATTGCGtttttcagaggtttcagtcgaTGATCAGTTGGCCCTGTCACCCTTGTTCTGTGGTGACATCATGGCAGAGCACACATGTTAGAACAAAGCTGATCACCTCATTGCAGCCAGGAGGCAAAGGAGGAGAAACTGCTGCCCAATATCCCCTTCACATTTGTCCTTATGACCCCATTTCTATTAGGTCTCATCTCCCAGCAGCTGATGATGTCCCATGATCTTTAACATGTTTTGGATCCAAAGTGTAACATTCAAAGTATAACACTGCATATATACAGAGCTGTATCTGGGTTCTCCGCTCTGTTCCACTGGTGTAGGTCTCTCTTTATGCTGAGTCCACACCATTTGAGTTACTGTATCTTTGGGGTGTGTTTTGAAAACATGTATTATAATGACTCTAGggttgttctttttgtttaaagTTGCTTTCACAGTTTTACATCTTAAGATGTTTAGGACAgcatttttccagttttgtggagaaTATGATTGGTACTGAAATGGGAATTTCATTAAATCTGTAAACCATGTTGGTTAGTTGGAAATGTTAGCAATTTACTTTTAAACCGTGAACATAGGGtattttttgtgtctgtgtgtgtctgtgtgtgtcattTTGTCAGTGTGTCCTCTTGaacatttcttctctgttttagAGTTCCAATGTATATCCTGgttattgaatttttaaattattgtaatttttaaaaataatttataatggctggagagatggctcagtagttaagagcacctgctggtcttccagaggtcaatttccagcacccacatcaggtggttcacaactgcctgtaactccccTGAAGGCAGGGATCCaactcctcctctggcctccaccatcacccacatacacaacatacacaaacataaataataaaataaacataaataataaaaatattttatagctaTTGGAGATTGAATTGAATTCTGAATTTACTTCTCAGCAATTCTGTTATTAATAAGCATGTAACTTCAGATTTGGGTGTTTTTACTTTGTGTTCCATACTCCCAGGAAACTGATTCAACTAATCCaactattgttatttttatttatgtattgtgtttgtttgtttgtcttctaTATAAAAATCATGTATCCTACAAAACAGGACATTTTTGATATTGCCCTTTCATgttttaattccttttatttctttcccttaCTCTACTGTTGTGTCTACATTGCTGTACTTATATTGAAGAAAAGGGTTGAAATAGtgcatcctggggctggagagatggctcaacagttaagaacactgggtgttcttccagaggtcctgagttcgattcccagcaactacatggtgactcataacaatctgtaatgagatctggcgccctcttctggcctgcaagcatacatgcaggcagaacactgtatacataatcaatcaatcaatctttaaaaaaaaatagtacatcCTTATCTTGTTTGAGAGCTTAGAGgaaataatttctgttttttgtcATTCATTAACCTGTGGACTATGGGTCTGTTGTATATAACTCCCATAGTATTGCAGTATAGTCCTTCTGTCTCTAATTATGGAATTTCATGAAGCTAGGATGTTAAATTTTCTCGAGTCCTTTTTATGCATGGATGATGATGTTCATGTGGTTTTATATTCTTCATTCTGTTGGTAAGGTGGTTTACGCTTGTGAGTTTTCATAACATGAAAGTTGTACCCTGGAACAAATTACAGAGAATCACGGTTTAGTGTTTGGAAgaaatggctaagtggttaaaaagcacttgttgctcttgcaaagtaccaaggttcaatttccagcacatacacagtggctcacagccatccataactccagttccaaggcattTAATGTCCTCTTCTCACATCCAAGGGCATCagacatgcacatgatacacagatatacatgcaggcaaacaagataaataaatgcaaaaaattagaatcactgtttattatctttttatattcCGTTTGGTCTGTAGTTGGTTTGCTGTGTCCATGCCAGCTTTAAAATCACTTCAGTGCTGGTCTGTAAGGTTACAGCTACAGTGGTTGAGACTTGTCTTAgttgtttttctattgctatgaggagactccatgatcaaggcaactcataaaaacAAAGCCTTAATTTGTGGTAAGTCTGATTATAATGGCAGGGAGCAGGCCTGAGAGCTTGCAtcttatgagagagagagggcaggaagggagggacggagggagggagactggGTCTTGTGTaggctttagaaacctcaaagcccacccctagtgacacacctcctccaacaaggccacacctcctaatccttcccaaacagttccaccaactgggaaccaagtattcaaatatatgagcctatgggggccattttcattcaaaccaccatattcctcTAATGGCCTTTGTTTTATAAGTAACTATAGACTTTTCTCCAGTAGATTTTAGAATATTCTTTGCCATGGAGTTTTGTCAGTTTGACTCTAGTATGACTCAAAATTATTCTTGGTCCAGTCTGGTAGGGGTTCTTAAGCATCTTATATCTGGACATAAACATCCTCTCATGACATAAAATCTTTACGTTCGATCTGTATGTTGATGTCCCTTTTCCTTTTGGAACACCATGATGAAATGCTTGCTTTCTCCACAGCAGTGCGTGTCCATCCACAGCTTTGtcattctttgtatttctttcagttttgaaAACCTGCCtgggttatttttaaattccCTGTAATTTGTTCTCCTGCCTGGTGAGATCTGTGATTTCATCCATcagctttcttttattatttcatgaaTTGAGGCCTTTACTTCCAAAACTTCTGGCTGGTTCTTTTGTGATCACTCTCTACTTTCTCCGTTTCTCTAAAAGATCATGAGTTATAGTTCCAAtgtctctgttttccttcacttcttctgtttcctctgtgctTTCTTGCATCATCACATTGGGTTATGTGTCATACAACTGAATTCCCCATTAGGATGATGCTATTCCAGTGAGTAAAGACGACGGTGCAAACCCTCTCTACCACAAGTTCCAGTTCAGCCACTGTGACAAAGATCCTGAAATGAGACCGTTGTCTTTTCTCCATAAACCTGACTTGGCACAAATCTTTTATTATTTCCCATTTACAGGGCACTGTTTAGCCAAACCTGAGTTGATCTCCAAGTTGGAACAAGGATTGGTGCCATGGAGTGGTGCAGAAGCCACAGAGCAGTGCCTGCCAGGTGAGTCAATGCTATTGGGATAAGAGTCAGCAAAAAATGAGCAACTCGGCTATTGGTCGCATTGAGATGTTTTCACCAACTTTTATCAAAGCCAGCCAATTCTTATCAAAGCCAGACCTGAAGGGAGTGGACTCTTGAACATGACACTTACTTTATATACTTTCCAAATCAAGGACTCCATGTCAAACCATTTTccctggttttgtttggtttggttttgtttggtttggtttggtttgcccAAATTCACTACCACTATGTGAAACttctcatcctttttttttggggggggggttaaatACTTTccctatttttctacttttttttttcagtgctaaggATCAAGCCCAGGGATTTGTGTGTTCTAGGAAAACACTGTAACAACTGAGCTctatgcccacccccacccctcccttgtcctttcctcctttccataGATTGATTTCTGTTAGGCATTTGTTGACATGTTGGGTTTTTTTCAGTTCTTGAGCTTTGATTAGCTTAAGGGTTGTTGTCTTTGTAATTGTTTAGGTAACAATAGTCATCATACAAATGTATCCTGAGAAGGAAAAGTGAAACAAAGATAGAGAGAAGAGTCACAAAGGTTGTTGAgccagaggaaaggaaaaagcatgGGGTTCTATTTTAGGAAAAGCATCAAGTGAACTAACATCTAGTGAATTACTTACTTACAAAAGAAACACTGGATTATGATTGTGTATGTTAATTTATTGTCATCAGCAGAGACCAGTGTCatctgggaaaagagaaaatgcttccatcagattggcccctAGGCAAtcctgtgggccattttcttcaTTGGTGATTGATGGAAGGAGAGCTCAGCCTACTGTGTGGGGTGCCACCCCCCGGGGCAGCTAGTTCTGCATGCTATGataaagcaggttgagcaagccatggagagcaagccagtaagcagtgttcctccatggtctgtgcttcagttcctgcctctaggttcctgccttgatttcctacCCTGATTTCCATTATTGATGGAGTGTGAGCAATATGtttaagacaaataaaccctttcctccccgagttgcttttgttGATGATGTTTCATCCCAGCAACCAAAACCAGCATCTTGGTTAGTCtagataaacaaatataaaagttGCCTACAGAAAGTTTTAAGGTTACAGATCagtgagggagggcccagcccactgtggatagtgccatccctgggctgttggtcctaggttctataagaaagcaaccaaagcaagctgtgaggagcaagccagtaagcagcaccccttcatggcctctgcatcagctccggcctccaggttcctgtcctgacttccttcagtgacgaaCAATGTTGTGGAAGTATAAGTCAAGTAAACACTTtcttctccaacttgcttttgggtcatggtgttttgctgcagcaatagaaaccctaagacagagccCTGGTCACTTCTGGGTTTCTGCAGAGAATAGCAGGACTCAGCCTGCAGTCAGCAGATTGCTTCCGAAGTCTAAAACCTCAATCAGACTCAAGTAGACATCACCTTCCCTCCATGCACAAACTAGTCTCTGGAGCAAGCAGGATCCAGCCTGGCACACACACCACCAAGTTCACTGAGGTCAACAGTGGCTCTTTCTGCAAACACGAATGATTCTAAATGAAAGACAGCCTGTCACAACATAGCCTTGATGGGCCTAACTCTCTGCCAGCACCCAGGACAGATTGATAATGTGATAAAGACTCCAGGCACAACCTCAGTCTCCACCCCTCACTGCTGGAGGCAATGTTAGAACAGATTAAAAGCTTCACCAGTTCCTTTtctggcttgttttctttttgatgggTTATTAATATTACTgttcactttcattttttaagttttattttattttagtcctCCTTGTACCTGTCTctacttttatgtgtgtgtgtgtttttcttactTTGTAACCAAATGCTTTTTGCATTATGTGCTCTCTTCTTCCACacacttttttggggggcctgaatattgttttatttttgagacagaatctctttatTATGTAGCTGCAACTGTTCTGGACTCGCTAtattgacctcacagagatctgcctgtctctatctcctgagtgctgacattaaaggtgtgcaccaccatgcctggtctttttctgtcttttatttaacCCCAGTTCtctcttttattcctttctttccctccttcttttagctcattcttttattattcatttgatttttgtttttaacctcacAGTCTATTCACCACTGTTTATTGCCTCTCCCTACCATGGGCATTGGCGAGGCTGGCAATTGTCCTTATTTTTCATGTCTGTATCTGTTGGTTTGGATGGTGCTGTTCAGTTTGTGTGTGATCTCCCTAATGTGCTCTTGAATTGGATTTGCAAGAATCTCACTGTGGAGGTTTGCGTTGGCAATCATCAGGAAGATTGTCCTGTCATTTTCTTGTATCCTTCGCAAGTTTGGGTATCAGGTCGGTGTCTTAGGATGAGTTGGGTGTGATGTTTCTCTTCTTTACAGAACAGTGCAAGGAGAGTATTCTTGCCAGCTCTTCTTTGGAGGTTTGGGAGAATTTGGCAGGGAATCCACCTGATTCCTAACTTCTCTTGATTGTATTTTCACTACTgttttgatctttaaaaaaaaaaagacatactaaCATTTataggcttttgaccaggtttatagtaccaggcatgaaataCTTCCTGTGATGCAAGCCCCCTatctaggcaaaaaaaaaaaatggttggttGTCCCCTTACCCATCACTACCACTGTCACACCTATGGGCACATCTTACCGGGCAGGTCAGTAGCAGTCATGCAGGGTCTAGCACAGAATAAGACCTCGGATGCCTTTGCACCCCCAGCAGCCTGAAGGGCAATTTCTGGCACTGTATAAGCTCCACAGCAGAGACCAAGCTTCCTACTCAGCTGAGGTTAACTTCAATATGTCTGTATCCACAGTGAGTGGTGTCTTCAGTAACCATCTAGTTAATAGTGGGCAGCCAAGAAAaaagcctgtgttgttttgggtaCCTCTGGGGTCTCGGTGACCAGTAACTCACAGGGAGGCATCCTTTACCTTGCACTGAGATTTTCATGTGGTAACTCATGACTTCTGCATTGTACACCCATAAAGGGTACCTCTGTtcaaactcgtgtgtgtgtgtgtgtgtgtgtgtgtgtgtgtgtgtgtgtgtgtgtgtgttaaattacTTTACAAACTAGTAGATTTTCATAAGCCTTATCAACATCCTTAGTTTTGGCAAATCCACTCCATGCCCTCTCTTCTCCCTAatcagacaggcagacacacacacacacacacacacacacacacacacacacacacttacttcatGTTGCCTGTGTTCTGCTATCCCCCCATTCCTTCCAGTGTCCTTATTGGTCATAAGTTCTTTAATCTTTTTTCTCTGGCTTGGCAGTTGATGATTCAGAGCTTGGAATACATCTTTCCAGGCACTCTGCCTTTAGAAGTTTCTGTGGCACAATCTTCTGTTATTCTCTTGGCCTGTATTTATGAGTAAGCTGACCTTTCTCTCCTGTAGCTTCCATGACCTCTCTTTACTCTGTGATTctagtgttttaactatgatatgtTGTGGGGAATTTCCTTTCTgactctgtttatttggtgttctataggcatCTTGTGCCTGGATATGTGTATCTTTCTCTAGACTTTGGggtatttcttttatgattttttatttatgcCTTTGGTATGGTATTCTTCTTATGTCCAATAATTCAAAAGTTAGGTGTCTTATGGTGTTGCatgttctgttcatttttttaatttatcattgACTTTTATTGTGTAATCCAATTCCTCTCCTGTGTCTTCTAGCCCTCACACAGTTTTCCATATGATCCATTCTGTTGATGAGGCTTTCCATCACagtttttatttggcttattgaGTTTTAGTTTCTAGCATTTGATGCAGTTTGGATTTTCTTCAGAAATTCtgtctctttattgaattctattttcatgtcttagattgacttccttatttcattcagctGTGTTTTTGTTCTATTGCAATATATTCATACCATCTTTGAGTTGTTTGAACATAGTTACAATCATTCTTTTGAATTCGTTGTCTTGAAATTTTTCCAGGTCGTTACATTGGGGTCATGACTATGGGCTTAGTAATTGGGGGAAAGcaattttcaagttatttttgtttctatgctGGGATGTGCATCTGAAGTAATGTGTTTATtgagtctctctttctttttgttcaaaTCCCTTTCTTTTTCAGTGCAGTTATGTGCACTGTTCAGGAGATGACTAGTTTGAAAGAGGGTGGGGCTTTATTTCCCCTGTGGGGTTAGTATTGAGGGCTGCACATTCTGTCATTGGTAGTCTTTTGAGGGTCCTTTACTGTCTATGCCAACAGTCATCTAGTGATCAGCATACCTCTTGCTGGTCCTCTCTTTCACGGCCTTCTGGCATCTCTCCATGCCTGGATGCCCTGTGTTAAGCTCTGGTCAACTGATGGAGTTGGGGCACAAGATCCTAGGAAAGCTAGCTGTGGTTTCAGGAGACCTATAGGATGAGGAGAGTGGTTCTACCTAGGAACACTGAGAAATGAGATCCTAGAGGAGCCTGGAATCTTTTGGAAATGGAGGACCTACTGAGGACATGGGGCTGTAGTATCCCAGAGAGGAGGGGTAGTCTAGCATCCATCACAGGGGAGTGGGATTGTGAAAGAACAAGACATAAAGTCTGTTGCCTGGCAGCACAAGGAAGTGAGATCTTGGAGAAGGCAGGTGTCCTATGGGGTGATAAAGAGCAAGGCCTTCCTGGAGGAACAAAGAAGCAAGATTTCAGAGGAGCCTGATGACCTATGGGGTATGACGGTATGCAGCCTACctctcaatttttttattttaacatatagCAAATTTCACTCTTCCAGTTTAGTGTATGGTCACATAACCATCACTACCATAATCAAGATACACAAGAGAGTTTATGCGCCCTCagatatgtttttattaaaagtgaCATTATGTAATTTCTAAGATTGATAGTCAAATTTCTATAAATAGCTGTGAATGTCAAATGCAAGTTTTTAATATTGTCTTTTAAGACCATATTTCACTTATTAAATGATCATTTTTAATACCATTTTAGATGTTCATAAATGGAGTGCCCTGGCTGAAACAAGACAGCAAGCTCAAGAGAAGTATTTAGGCCAACTTGAAATCACCAAGAGAAATTCATCAAATGAAGATATGGTTGAAGTAGAAAAAATATTCAGTGTGGACTCAAACTGTATTTCAAATATGAACATGAAGAATGAAGTCTACTCTAGAATGTTCTATCAGGAGCTTGTTAATCCATGGCAAGATGTACCTTTGCCTAGTGATCCTGATGAGAGGCATGTAACAGAAGTAACTCATGATTTGAATGGAATTCAGGAAGTTCTCTCATATCCTGACCATTTTACTCACCATAGCAAGAATCAGTGTTCAGAGGgtcattttcagtattttgtgCCAGATGAAGCCTTCCACATGAACACAATATTAATACCTAAGAAGTTTCATGTTCAGGAAACCTCTAAgaagttcagtgagaaatccttgGATGAGGTAGCTCTTCCTGACCAAAATATGACTCAGTTAAGAAAGCAAGCTTTGGGATGGAATACAGATCATAAAATGTTCCCTAGTAGGACTGAACTCAGCAACCATGACAACATGCACATGGAAGAGAAAGATTATAAATGTGATTATGAGAAACCCATCCTTAACAAATCACACCTTACAAAATATCAGGAATCACATGCAGGGAAAGAGCCCCAAGGATGCAAGGAAAACATCAAATTACTCTGTCTGGATGCTGAACTACAAACGGCTGATCAGAAAGTACACGTAGAGAAACAAATTTATGAATGTAAAGTATCTGGGAAAACCTTTGACCACGAGTCACAGCACATCGACCATCAGAGATCACACACCTGTGAGAAACCCTGTGAGTGTGAAGAATATAGGAAAGCTGTCTATGATAAATCGACCCTCACCCAACATCAGAGACTTTATACAGATGATAAATCCTGTGAGTGTAGAGAATACAGCCAGGCTTTCTACCATAATTCCCTACTGTCTCAATATCAGACAGCTCACACAGATGAACAGCAAAATGAAtgca
Proteins encoded:
- the LOC102913379 gene encoding uncharacterized protein LOC102913379 isoform X1 → MVGRRRRRPQEMDMGTGSSPPLGGFLRCGGAASQGSTWMPCYWKEWPGILSSKRNFSCFHVWSRLVSFEDVAVDFTWQEWQELDAAQRTLYRDVMLENYRSLVWLGHCLAKPELISKLEQGLVPWSGAEATEQCLPDVHKWSALAETRQQAQEKYLGQLEITKRNSSNEDMVEVEKIFSVDSNCISNMNMKNEVYSRMFYQELVNPWQDVPLPSDPDERHVTEVTHDLNGIQEVLSYPDHFTHHSKNQCSEGHFQYFVPDEAFHMNTILIPKKFHVQETSKKFSEKSLDEVALPDQNMTQLRKQALGWNTDHKMFPSRTELSNHDNMHMEEKDYKCDYEKPILNKSHLTKYQESHAGKEPQGCKENIKLLCLDAELQTADQKVHVEKQIYECKVSGKTFDHESQHIDHQRSHTCEKPCECEEYRKAVYDKSTLTQHQRLYTDDKSCECREYSQAFYHNSLLSQYQTAHTDEQQNECKELMKIYFYISSLTQHHTPTLEKPYGCNDCMKTFSHKSQLTRHQRTHTGEKPHECKECRKAFCHKSHLTRHQGIHAPEKPYECKECKKTFYLKSQLTQHQRTHSGEKPYECKECRKAFFRNSHLTQHQKIHTGEKPHKCKECGNAFARKSHLTQHQKTHTGERPYECKECGKTFSRKSQVMQHETTHTGEKPYECKECRKTFYLKAYLTRHLVIHKPEKPFECKKCGKAFSRKSYLTRHQKTHRGEKPNVGEKL
- the LOC102913379 gene encoding zinc finger protein OBI1-like isoform X4, with amino-acid sequence MLENYRSLVWLGHCLAKPELISKLEQGLVPWSGAEATEQCLPDVHKWSALAETRQQAQEKYLGQLEITKRNSSNEDMVEVEKIFSVDSNCISNMNMKNEVYSRMFYQELVNPWQDVPLPSDPDERHVTEVTHDLNGIQEVLSYPDHFTHHSKNQCSEGHFQYFVPDEAFHMNTILIPKKFHVQETSKKFSEKSLDEVALPDQNMTQLRKQALGWNTDHKMFPSRTELSNHDNMHMEEKDYKCDYEKPILNKSHLTKYQESHAGKEPQGCKENIKLLCLDAELQTADQKVHVEKQIYECKVSGKTFDHESQHIDHQRSHTCEKPCECEEYRKAVYDKSTLTQHQRLYTDDKSCECREYSQAFYHNSLLSQYQTAHTDEQQNECKELMKIYFYISSLTQHHTPTLEKPYGCNDCMKTFSHKSQLTRHQRTHTGEKPHECKECRKAFCHKSHLTRHQGIHAPEKPYECKECKKTFYLKSQLTQHQRTHSGEKPYECKECRKAFFRNSHLTQHQKIHTGEKPHKCKECGNAFARKSHLTQHQKTHTGERPYECKECGKTFSRKSQVMQHETTHTGEKPYECKECRKTFYLKAYLTRHLVIHKPEKPFECKKCGKAFSRKSYLTRHQKTHRGEKPNVGEKL